Proteins from one Xenorhabdus griffiniae genomic window:
- a CDS encoding DedA family protein, whose protein sequence is METLSEIVHALWHHDFNQLANPDVIWVIYGVLFVTLVLENGLLPAAFLPGDTLLVLSGALIAKGVMSFIPTVVLLTIAASLGCWLGYLQGRWLGHTRIVKNWLAQLPLQYRQRANVLFSKHGLSALLIGRFLAFVRTLLPTFAGISGLNNKRFQFFNWLSGFLWVIIIVGFGYILNQIPFVKAHQDMVMNILVILPVILLISGLSASVLMYWRHKRGTAKKKK, encoded by the coding sequence ATGGAAACGTTAAGCGAGATCGTACATGCACTCTGGCATCATGATTTTAATCAACTTGCCAATCCAGACGTCATCTGGGTTATTTATGGCGTCCTCTTTGTCACGCTAGTGCTGGAAAATGGCCTACTGCCAGCCGCCTTTTTGCCCGGCGATACTCTGTTGGTGCTTTCCGGTGCTTTAATTGCCAAAGGTGTCATGAGTTTCATTCCCACGGTAGTTCTGCTAACCATCGCAGCAAGCCTGGGTTGTTGGCTGGGTTATTTACAGGGGCGCTGGCTCGGCCATACCCGTATTGTCAAAAACTGGCTAGCTCAACTTCCTTTGCAATATCGCCAACGTGCCAATGTCTTATTCTCTAAACACGGTCTGTCTGCCTTGCTTATCGGACGCTTTTTAGCGTTTGTTCGTACTCTCCTGCCAACATTTGCCGGTATTTCTGGCCTAAATAATAAACGCTTTCAATTTTTTAACTGGTTAAGTGGCTTCTTATGGGTCATTATTATCGTGGGTTTTGGCTATATCTTGAACCAAATCCCTTTCGTTAAAGCACATCAAGATATGGTCATGAATATTTTGGTAATTTTGCCTGTCATTCTGTTGATCAGCGGGTTATCCGCTTCTGTACTGATGTATTGGCGTCATAAGAGAGGAACAGCAAAGAAAAAAAAATAA
- the dkgA gene encoding 2,5-didehydrogluconate reductase DkgA, translating to MGQQTIIKLADGNHMPQLGLGVWKASNEQVVKSIHTALEVGYRSIDTAAIFHNEAGVGKALKETDIPREEIFITTKLWNDRHLDARAALQESLDKLQLDYVDLYLIQWPVPEQDHYVDAWKQLIELKETGLTHSIGVCNFHIEHLQKIIQETGVAPVINQIELHPLLQQRQLHSWNATHHITTESWSPLSRGGKGVFNSPLVERLALKYGKTPAQIVIRWHLECGMIAIPKSITPSRIKENFAVFDFRLEKEDLTAMAELEIGKRIGPNPDTYNQF from the coding sequence ATGGGTCAGCAGACAATTATTAAACTCGCTGATGGAAATCACATGCCACAATTGGGGCTTGGTGTTTGGAAAGCGAGTAATGAACAGGTTGTTAAGTCTATCCATACTGCATTGGAAGTCGGTTATCGCTCCATTGATACAGCAGCAATTTTTCATAACGAAGCCGGGGTGGGAAAAGCTTTAAAGGAAACTGATATCCCACGCGAAGAAATTTTCATCACCACCAAACTTTGGAATGATCGCCACCTGGATGCACGTGCAGCATTGCAAGAAAGCCTGGATAAACTACAGTTAGATTATGTTGATCTCTATCTCATTCAGTGGCCAGTGCCCGAACAAGATCACTATGTTGATGCATGGAAGCAACTGATTGAGCTGAAAGAAACTGGCCTGACTCACAGTATTGGAGTATGTAATTTTCATATCGAGCATTTACAAAAAATAATACAGGAAACGGGGGTAGCTCCCGTCATCAACCAAATCGAATTGCACCCTTTACTGCAACAGCGACAACTTCATTCATGGAATGCCACCCATCACATTACAACTGAGTCTTGGAGCCCGTTGTCACGGGGTGGAAAAGGTGTTTTTAATTCGCCACTGGTTGAACGTCTGGCGCTTAAATACGGCAAAACTCCAGCGCAGATTGTGATTCGTTGGCACCTTGAATGCGGCATGATTGCCATTCCTAAATCTATTACACCTTCTCGTATTAAAGAAAATTTTGCTGTATTCGATTTCAGACTGGAAAAAGAAGACTTAACAGCCATGGCTGAACTGGAGATCGGGAAGCGGATAGGCCCAAATCCCGATACTTATAACCAATTTTAG
- a CDS encoding transposase: MKRLQAFKFQLRPNGQQERDMRRFAGACRFVFNRALALQNENHEAGNKYLPYTKMASWLIEWKSVPETQWLKESPSQPLQQSLKDLERGYKNFFQKRAAFPRFKKRGQHDSFRYPQGVKLDQPNSRISLPKLGWIRYRNSREVIGEVKNVTVSQSCGKWYVSIQTEYEVTDPAHNAESMVGLDAGVTKLATLSDGTVYQPVSSFKANQRKLATLQRQLSRKVKFSANWQKQKRKIQCLHSHIANIRRDYLHKVTSEISKNHAMIVIEDLKVSNMSKSAKGTAEKHGRNVRGKSGLNRSIRDQGWHEMRRQLEYKQLWRGGQVVAIPPAYTSQRCACCGHTAKENRQTQSQFVCQVCGYSANADVNAARNILAAGHAVLACGGMVQSDRPLKQEPTEVSQASV; encoded by the coding sequence ATGAAACGACTTCAAGCCTTCAAATTCCAGTTAAGACCAAATGGTCAGCAGGAGCGCGATATGCGACGCTTCGCAGGGGCTTGTCGCTTCGTTTTTAACCGTGCACTGGCACTCCAGAATGAGAACCATGAAGCAGGGAATAAATATCTCCCCTACACCAAAATGGCTTCATGGCTGATTGAGTGGAAATCCGTACCTGAAACACAATGGCTGAAAGAATCTCCCTCGCAACCGTTGCAGCAGTCACTGAAAGATCTGGAGCGCGGCTACAAAAATTTCTTCCAGAAGCGGGCTGCATTCCCCCGCTTCAAAAAACGTGGTCAACATGACTCATTCCGCTACCCGCAGGGCGTGAAGCTCGATCAGCCCAACAGTCGAATCTCGTTGCCAAAGTTAGGGTGGATACGCTATCGCAACAGCCGTGAAGTCATTGGCGAAGTGAAAAACGTCACGGTCAGCCAGTCATGCGGCAAATGGTACGTCAGTATCCAGACTGAATACGAAGTGACTGACCCTGCTCACAATGCAGAATCCATGGTCGGACTGGATGCCGGAGTAACAAAACTTGCCACGCTTTCAGATGGCACGGTATATCAGCCAGTAAGCAGCTTCAAAGCAAACCAACGTAAGCTGGCAACACTCCAGCGGCAGTTGAGTCGCAAAGTAAAATTCAGCGCAAACTGGCAGAAACAAAAACGGAAAATCCAGTGTTTGCACTCGCACATTGCCAATATCCGGCGCGACTACCTTCACAAAGTCACCAGTGAAATCAGCAAAAACCACGCGATGATCGTCATTGAAGACTTGAAGGTCAGTAACATGTCGAAATCGGCAAAAGGCACGGCAGAGAAGCACGGAAGAAACGTCAGAGGCAAATCAGGCTTGAACCGCTCGATACGGGATCAAGGCTGGCATGAAATGCGCCGTCAGCTTGAGTACAAGCAGCTCTGGCGCGGTGGTCAGGTAGTGGCGATACCTCCGGCATACACCAGCCAGCGGTGTGCCTGCTGTGGTCATACGGCGAAAGAAAACCGTCAGACGCAAAGTCAATTCGTGTGTCAGGTATGCGGCTACAGCGCGAACGCGGATGTAAACGCCGCACGTAATATTTTAGCGGCAGGACATGCCGTACTTGCCTGTGGAGGGATGGTGCAGTCAGACCGCCCGTTGAAGCAGGAACCCACCGAGGTGAGTCAGGCTTCGGTCTGA
- the tnpA gene encoding IS200/IS605 family transposase, translating to MTKETDIRRGRHGVFLMHVHLVFVAKYRRKIFDLDAIEKLRSYFSSVCADFGVELVEMDGEYDHVHLLINYPPKLAVSNLVNSLKGVSSRLLRRDRPDIALRYYYKGVLWTPSYFASSCGGAPISIIRQYIEQQKTPG from the coding sequence ATGACAAAAGAAACTGATATTCGACGCGGAAGACACGGTGTTTTCCTGATGCACGTCCACTTGGTATTCGTCGCCAAGTATCGACGAAAGATATTCGATCTGGATGCCATCGAAAAGCTACGCAGCTACTTTAGCAGCGTATGTGCTGATTTTGGTGTTGAACTGGTTGAAATGGACGGCGAATACGACCACGTGCATTTGCTGATCAACTACCCGCCAAAGCTCGCAGTATCGAATCTGGTCAACAGTCTTAAAGGCGTTTCCAGCAGGCTGCTTCGGCGTGACCGTCCAGATATTGCTCTACGCTATTACTACAAAGGCGTTCTGTGGACACCGAGCTATTTTGCAAGTAGTTGCGGAGGTGCGCCGATCTCGATCATCCGGCAATACATCGAGCAGCAGAAAACACCAGGTTAG
- a CDS encoding transposase has translation MTLFTRKLESSVHTQRQFVKAQHLPVLDGSLSLGDYLKQMGEHSALIVAEILDEQDWGPFERHYASTGRAPYSPRAMMGSLLYGIMKGQRSLRALERLARLDLGCIWVSQGITPDHASLGRFIYQHQTVLTGMFFKELTLSVLRRSQSGISCLAGDGTVIEAMCSHYHLLTQAAISREKKTLSAAPATGQTEKRLQQLEQGTEVLRRRQENRAKKGKDGSQLRINPTEPDAVVQKLKRGKGFSTAYKPSVLVNTGRIIVAQTVDPSSETRVMADLLVQNFNLSGYHPDKLLLDAGYFHDAVMAEAQKYQIPLFCSENSTRQSPRKISPKSLFIYDAEKDTYLCPAHHSLSLKSTVAASEKARGYRVYGSANGTQCRQKTQCTRAKGGRKIKRYREDEKRDELRLHMANPESKRILSQRKRRVEPVFSALRGIQGLERFRRRGLSAVKLEFTLHAMAYNLSRAVALILWMIFSLLLVQITGTEKWERIST, from the coding sequence ATGACCTTATTCACCCGAAAACTGGAATCGTCTGTTCACACCCAACGTCAATTTGTCAAAGCGCAGCATTTACCTGTATTGGATGGCTCTCTTTCCCTTGGGGATTATCTCAAGCAAATGGGAGAACACAGTGCACTTATTGTCGCGGAGATCCTGGATGAACAAGACTGGGGACCTTTCGAACGTCATTATGCTTCAACAGGCAGGGCTCCTTATTCTCCCCGCGCCATGATGGGGAGCCTGCTTTATGGGATCATGAAAGGACAGCGTTCGCTCAGAGCACTTGAACGCTTGGCGCGTTTAGATTTGGGCTGTATTTGGGTCAGTCAGGGAATTACCCCTGATCATGCCAGTCTTGGACGTTTCATTTATCAGCATCAAACTGTCCTGACGGGGATGTTTTTTAAAGAGCTGACCTTATCTGTTTTGCGCCGCAGTCAATCCGGTATTTCGTGTCTGGCGGGTGACGGGACAGTGATTGAGGCCATGTGTTCTCATTATCATCTTTTGACTCAGGCAGCCATTTCCCGCGAAAAAAAGACCCTCAGTGCAGCGCCTGCCACGGGGCAGACAGAGAAACGTCTTCAGCAATTGGAACAGGGCACAGAAGTATTACGACGCCGGCAAGAAAACCGGGCAAAAAAGGGGAAAGATGGTAGCCAGTTACGTATTAATCCCACAGAGCCAGACGCTGTCGTCCAGAAACTCAAGCGGGGAAAGGGATTTTCAACAGCCTATAAACCGTCTGTTTTAGTCAACACAGGACGTATTATCGTCGCCCAAACCGTAGATCCATCCAGTGAGACACGGGTAATGGCGGATTTATTGGTGCAGAATTTCAATTTATCGGGATATCATCCGGACAAATTGTTGTTGGATGCCGGTTATTTCCATGACGCGGTGATGGCTGAGGCACAAAAATATCAGATCCCGCTGTTTTGCTCTGAAAATTCAACCCGGCAGAGCCCCCGAAAAATCTCCCCCAAATCGTTATTTATCTATGATGCTGAGAAAGACACTTATCTCTGCCCGGCCCATCATTCATTATCGTTGAAAAGCACCGTGGCCGCGTCAGAAAAAGCGCGAGGTTATCGGGTCTATGGCAGTGCCAATGGCACTCAATGCCGGCAAAAAACCCAATGTACACGGGCCAAAGGTGGAAGAAAAATAAAACGCTATCGGGAAGATGAAAAGCGGGATGAACTGCGTTTGCATATGGCTAACCCTGAGTCAAAACGGATATTGAGTCAACGAAAGCGCAGAGTAGAACCGGTATTTTCAGCTTTGCGGGGAATTCAGGGACTGGAGCGCTTTCGGCGTAGAGGATTATCAGCGGTAAAGCTGGAATTTACCCTGCATGCGATGGCCTATAACTTATCAAGAGCAGTGGCTCTGATATTATGGATGATTTTCAGCCTGTTATTGGTTCAAATAACAGGCACTGAAAAATGGGAGAGGATCTCAACTTAA
- a CDS encoding YtjB family periplasmic protein has product MIKAKLKIRLHKTAIILVCIALLVLLMQGVSYFSRSQQQAHMDQFEDLAKTLAKQVAFSLSDYMENGSKDLNNRKIVANLDYLTSNSRILDASVYLENGTQIARSGEPISVRERLSLEGKKSSSYFNQQIVVPIPGKNHPKGFLRLTLDTHRLATEAKQVDNTTNLLRVMLLLSLAIGFILAHNLLKLSPSRWQQSPYLLTANTKPSDEAESKAQDDDNQR; this is encoded by the coding sequence ATGATAAAAGCCAAGCTAAAAATTAGACTGCACAAGACGGCGATTATATTAGTCTGTATAGCACTGCTTGTACTGCTGATGCAGGGAGTTTCCTATTTCAGCCGTTCTCAACAACAGGCGCATATGGATCAATTTGAAGATCTGGCGAAAACATTAGCAAAACAGGTTGCATTCAGCTTGTCTGATTATATGGAGAATGGTAGCAAAGATCTTAATAATAGGAAGATTGTCGCCAACTTAGATTACTTGACCAGCAATAGCCGAATTTTGGATGCCAGCGTCTATTTGGAGAATGGCACACAGATAGCACGAAGTGGTGAGCCGATTTCTGTTCGTGAACGATTATCGCTGGAAGGTAAAAAATCCAGTAGTTATTTTAACCAACAAATTGTTGTGCCGATACCAGGAAAAAATCATCCGAAAGGTTTTCTTCGCCTGACACTGGATACGCATCGCTTGGCAACCGAGGCAAAACAGGTCGATAACACAACGAACTTACTTAGGGTAATGCTCCTGCTATCTTTGGCGATTGGTTTTATTCTGGCTCATAATTTGCTGAAACTGTCTCCTAGTCGCTGGCAACAATCCCCTTATCTGCTGACTGCCAATACTAAACCTTCTGATGAAGCAGAAAGCAAAGCACAAGATGATGACAACCAACGGTAA
- the serB gene encoding phosphoserine phosphatase, whose product MSNNLAYRYLPDEIHKWPGLPLSLSGDEVMPLDYRAGDSGWLLYGRGLNKQRISEFQHRLGAAIVVVSSWRIDDYQVVRIAGSLSPRIKRQADECRLDVVPLGQIPRLRSPGLLVMDMDSTAIQIECIDEIARLAGVGDKVAEITERAMQGELDFSESLRERVAQLAGADASILQQVMETLPLMPGLTSLVRKLQSLDWHVAIASGGFTFFADNLRQQLRLFDAVANQLEIKNGKLTGKVKGPIVDAKYKATTLIRLAKALDIPLSQTVAIGDGANDLKMIRKAGLGIAYHAKPKVYTQAKVAIRHADLMGVLCVLSGGLKHEER is encoded by the coding sequence ATGTCTAATAATCTGGCCTATCGTTACTTACCGGATGAGATCCATAAATGGCCCGGATTACCCCTATCCCTCAGTGGTGATGAAGTCATGCCACTGGATTATCGGGCAGGAGATAGCGGCTGGTTGCTGTATGGACGTGGTTTGAATAAACAGCGTATCAGCGAGTTCCAGCACCGATTGGGCGCTGCCATTGTGGTGGTTTCTTCATGGCGGATCGATGATTATCAGGTTGTCCGTATTGCCGGTAGCCTCTCACCTCGCATAAAACGGCAGGCAGATGAATGCCGTTTGGATGTCGTTCCCTTGGGGCAGATCCCTCGTCTCCGCTCACCTGGCTTATTGGTGATGGATATGGATTCTACGGCTATCCAGATTGAATGCATTGATGAAATTGCCCGCCTGGCCGGGGTTGGTGATAAAGTGGCGGAAATCACCGAACGGGCGATGCAAGGCGAGCTGGATTTTTCAGAAAGTCTGCGCGAGCGAGTTGCTCAGTTGGCAGGCGCCGATGCATCAATCTTGCAGCAAGTGATGGAAACACTTCCGCTAATGCCAGGGTTAACCAGCCTGGTTCGCAAGTTACAATCATTGGATTGGCATGTCGCGATTGCCTCCGGTGGTTTTACTTTCTTTGCCGATAATCTTCGACAGCAGCTACGCCTTTTTGACGCAGTCGCCAATCAACTGGAGATAAAAAATGGCAAGCTGACCGGTAAAGTCAAAGGGCCGATCGTCGATGCAAAATACAAGGCAACCACGCTAATAAGATTGGCAAAAGCACTGGATATTCCTCTGAGCCAGACCGTCGCGATTGGGGATGGAGCCAATGATCTGAAAATGATCCGTAAGGCAGGATTGGGGATCGCCTATCATGCTAAGCCAAAAGTTTACACCCAGGCTAAAGTTGCTATCCGCCATGCAGATTTAATGGGCGTTCTGTGTGTGTTGAGTGGTGGTTTGAAACACGAAGAACGCTAG
- the radA gene encoding DNA repair protein RadA — protein MAKAAKRAFVCNECGADYPRWQGQCSACHAWNTITEVRLAAASSSSRNERFSGYAGNASISKVQKLSDISLEELPRFSTGFKEFDRVLGGGVVPGSAILIGGNPGAGKSTLLLQTMCQLSTQMKTLYVTGEESLQQVAMRAHRLGLPTDQLNMLSETSIEQICLIAEQEQPKLMVIDSIQVMHMADIQSSPGSVAQVRETAAYLTRFAKTRGVAIIMVGHVTKDGTLAGPKVLEHCIDCSVMLDGETDSRFRTLRSHKNRFGAVNELGVFAMTEQGLREVNNPSAIFLSRGDEITSGSSVMIVWEGTRPLLVEIQALVDHSMMSNPRRVAVGLEQNRLAILLAVLHRHGGLQMADQDVFVNVVGGVKVTETSADLALLLSLVSSFRDRPLPRDLVVFGEVGLAGEIRPVPSGQERISEAAKHGFKRAIVPHANMPKKSLPDMKVFGVKKLADALFVLDDLD, from the coding sequence GTGGCAAAAGCAGCAAAACGGGCATTTGTCTGTAACGAATGTGGTGCGGATTATCCCCGCTGGCAGGGGCAATGTAGTGCCTGCCACGCATGGAATACCATTACAGAAGTGCGTTTAGCCGCAGCTTCATCATCATCCCGTAATGAGCGTTTCAGTGGCTATGCCGGAAATGCCAGTATCAGTAAAGTACAGAAACTCTCTGATATCAGTCTGGAAGAGCTGCCCCGTTTTTCAACAGGGTTTAAAGAGTTTGACCGTGTACTCGGCGGTGGTGTGGTTCCTGGCAGTGCCATTTTGATTGGCGGTAACCCTGGTGCGGGGAAAAGTACCCTGCTGTTACAAACCATGTGTCAGCTATCAACTCAGATGAAAACTCTGTATGTAACAGGGGAAGAATCATTACAACAAGTGGCGATGCGAGCACATCGGTTGGGTTTACCGACAGATCAGCTAAATATGCTATCGGAAACCAGCATTGAGCAGATTTGTCTGATCGCAGAGCAAGAACAACCTAAACTGATGGTGATTGATTCAATTCAGGTCATGCATATGGCTGATATCCAATCGTCACCAGGCAGTGTTGCACAAGTCAGGGAAACCGCAGCCTACCTGACACGGTTTGCCAAAACCCGCGGCGTTGCCATTATCATGGTTGGGCATGTGACAAAAGATGGCACGTTGGCAGGCCCCAAGGTACTCGAACACTGCATAGACTGTTCCGTCATGCTGGATGGTGAAACGGATTCCCGTTTCCGCACCCTGCGTAGCCATAAAAACCGCTTCGGTGCCGTTAATGAACTCGGTGTATTCGCGATGACCGAACAGGGGTTACGGGAAGTCAATAATCCTTCCGCCATTTTCCTGAGTCGTGGTGATGAAATTACCTCGGGCAGTTCTGTCATGATTGTCTGGGAAGGTACTCGTCCTCTACTCGTTGAAATTCAGGCATTAGTCGATCATTCCATGATGTCAAATCCACGCCGCGTAGCCGTAGGTCTTGAACAAAACAGGCTGGCTATTCTGCTTGCCGTTCTGCATCGACATGGCGGTTTGCAAATGGCTGATCAAGATGTTTTTGTCAATGTCGTAGGTGGGGTAAAAGTAACAGAAACGAGTGCTGATCTGGCGTTATTACTCTCTTTGGTTTCCAGTTTCCGCGACCGGCCTCTGCCTCGTGATCTGGTGGTATTTGGAGAAGTGGGATTGGCAGGAGAAATTCGTCCCGTTCCCAGTGGACAAGAACGCATTTCAGAAGCGGCCAAACACGGTTTTAAACGCGCTATTGTTCCCCATGCTAACATGCCGAAAAAATCACTGCCTGATATGAAAGTATTTGGCGTCAAAAAACTGGCCGATGCATTGTTTGTTCTGGATGATCTGGATTAA
- the nadR gene encoding multifunctional transcriptional regulator/nicotinamide-nucleotide adenylyltransferase/ribosylnicotinamide kinase NadR — MPQFDYLKEAIKQAGYTLQQVADASGMTKGYLSQLINAKIKSPSAQKLAALHQYLGLAYPMEKKTVGVVFGKFYPLHTGHIYLIQRASSQVDELHVVLCYDEMRDRELFINSSMSQQPTVSDRLRWLLQTFKYQKSIHIHAFDEQGMEPYPNGWEAWSQSVKSFLAAKSITPNYIYSSEAQDVPRYKEYFGVETVLIDPQRSFMNISGSQIRQAPFRYWEYIPTEVKPFFVRTVAILGGESSGKSTLVNKLANMFNTTSAWEYGREYVFSHLGSDEMALQYSDYDKIALGHAQYIDFAVKYANKVAFIDTDFVTTQAFCKRYEGKEHPFVQAMIDEYRFDLVILLENNTPWIADGLRSLGSERDRKEFQHLLESLLKKNNIDYICVNSPDYDQRFLRCVELVQKMLME; from the coding sequence ATGCCGCAATTTGACTATTTGAAAGAGGCGATCAAACAGGCAGGTTACACATTACAGCAGGTTGCTGATGCCAGCGGAATGACCAAAGGCTATCTAAGCCAACTCATTAATGCCAAAATAAAAAGTCCCAGCGCACAGAAGCTGGCTGCTCTTCATCAATATCTAGGATTAGCATATCCCATGGAAAAGAAAACCGTCGGAGTTGTGTTTGGTAAATTTTACCCATTACATACTGGACACATTTATTTGATCCAACGAGCCTCCAGTCAAGTTGATGAGTTACATGTTGTTCTTTGTTATGACGAAATGCGTGATCGTGAGTTATTCATCAACAGTTCTATGTCTCAACAACCTACTGTCAGTGACCGTCTGAGATGGTTGCTGCAAACATTCAAGTATCAGAAAAGTATTCATATTCATGCATTTGATGAACAAGGCATGGAGCCTTACCCAAATGGCTGGGAAGCGTGGAGTCAAAGCGTTAAATCATTTCTGGCAGCAAAAAGCATCACCCCTAATTATATCTACTCCAGCGAAGCACAGGATGTTCCTCGTTATAAAGAATATTTCGGCGTTGAAACGGTGCTTATCGACCCACAGCGTTCATTCATGAATATTAGTGGTAGCCAAATCCGCCAGGCGCCTTTCCGTTACTGGGAATATATCCCTACAGAAGTAAAGCCATTTTTTGTACGTACAGTGGCTATTCTTGGTGGGGAATCGAGCGGAAAATCGACATTGGTGAATAAGCTGGCCAATATGTTTAACACGACCAGCGCATGGGAATATGGCCGCGAATATGTATTTTCCCATCTGGGAAGCGATGAAATGGCTTTACAATATTCAGATTACGATAAAATTGCATTAGGTCATGCTCAATACATTGATTTTGCTGTTAAATATGCCAATAAGGTTGCGTTTATCGATACTGATTTTGTCACAACACAGGCATTTTGCAAACGCTATGAAGGAAAAGAACATCCTTTTGTTCAGGCGATGATTGATGAATATCGCTTTGATTTAGTTATTCTTTTGGAAAACAACACGCCGTGGATTGCAGATGGTTTAAGAAGCTTAGGCAGTGAACGCGATCGCAAAGAATTTCAACATTTGCTTGAAAGTTTGTTGAAAAAAAATAATATCGATTATATCTGTGTAAATTCACCAGATTATGATCAACGTTTTCTACGTTGCGTTGAATTAGTTCAAAAGATGTTAATGGAATAA
- a CDS encoding ATP-binding cassette domain-containing protein gives MNLNQFKSIEVINISYGLTDATVNHEMISNITFSIIPGEITLITGPKASTNRTVLSIASGMLQPDQGDVLINNNKLKLMNDVELGKFHHENSGFIFQDFNLFSELTLLDNLLLSTSYGLSLAREQAEKIAQKSLDIVKLGDKSRYYPGELSENEKQLAAMAKAIVRRPEYLFADDPTRNLDDQAFQTFMNIFKFIAHEQKGTVVIASQDRRLIKHADSVITLASGKATKTYESIMEQRVLVS, from the coding sequence ATGAACTTGAATCAATTTAAATCGATTGAGGTTATCAATATTTCATATGGTTTAACTGATGCAACAGTTAATCATGAAATGATTTCAAATATCACATTTTCTATTATACCAGGTGAAATTACTTTGATAACAGGGCCGAAGGCATCGACTAACCGCACGGTATTGTCGATTGCATCGGGTATGTTACAACCAGATCAAGGAGATGTATTAATTAATAATAACAAGTTGAAACTAATGAATGATGTGGAATTAGGAAAGTTTCATCATGAAAATAGCGGATTTATTTTCCAAGATTTCAACTTATTTAGTGAACTTACTCTCTTAGATAACTTGTTATTATCAACGTCTTATGGATTGTCACTTGCTCGCGAGCAAGCCGAAAAAATCGCACAAAAATCGCTGGATATTGTGAAATTAGGCGATAAAAGCCGTTATTATCCAGGGGAACTGTCTGAAAACGAGAAACAATTGGCAGCAATGGCGAAAGCCATAGTCAGAAGACCTGAGTATTTATTTGCAGATGACCCAACACGCAATTTAGATGATCAGGCATTTCAGACGTTCATGAATATCTTTAAATTTATTGCCCATGAACAGAAAGGTACGGTTGTCATTGCCTCTCAGGACAGGCGCCTGATAAAACATGCGGATAGCGTTATCACTTTAGCAAGTGGAAAGGCAACTAAGACTTATGAATCCATAATGGAACAACGCGTTTTAGTGTCGTAA